TCAATAAAAAAGTTTTACCTACATAACTTTTATCTGATTTTTGCTAAAATGCGGGATGCCCATTTGGCATCACCCAGGCGGCCTGAAACGCTGGTACCCAACTGAGACAATGCATCGTTGCTCAACGCATTAAGCTCTGCCTCTTCGTACACGGCTGCGGCATTCTCGGCATCTCCGGCATCAACGAGAAGGGCTTCAGCCAAAAAGATCTGATCGCTGAATTCGGTCAGTTTCTGGCGTCCCAGAACCAGCAGTTCTGAAAGGATGCTCTTGTCGGAAGTCTGCTGTTTAATCAGCGCCACAAGGCCTGCATAGTCCTGTTTGCTGCGGCAAAGACCTTCAGCGGATTTATACAATGCCATTGCGCCGTCTTTATCTCCAAGCAGATTCAGGGTAGCACTGCCTGCAAAGGTAAAATCGTAAACGGTTTTGGCTTTGCCGGCTACACTGCTGATAAGTTTTTGGGCCCACTCTTTATCATCGAATTTCTCAATGGCCACAGCGGCAAGTTTCATCAGATCGCCGTTGCCGGACGCCTTTGACTGTAAGCCGGAATAGATCTGTTTTACCCAGTTACTGTCCCCAAGGGTATCCTGGATGGCTGTGGTCAGGGTATTGTAATCGCCATAGCTTTTGCATTTATCCAGAAGTGCCGTATAGATCTCTTTGATCCATTCGGCATCATTGAGATCCGCATGGATGGCAGCTGCAAGCTTGATAAAATCGCTGAAATGAATGGTAAGTTTTTCGCATTTTTTATACAGTTTAGCCGCATAAAATTTATCAGCGGTTTCTTTAAATACTTCAACGGCCAGTTCGCGCATGGGCGCACAATTGGTGATTTCATTTTCCCGCAGGGCAAAATCATCGTACATTTTCCCAAACTCTTCACGTTTGGCTTTCTGGAAAGCAATGGAGTCAGTCCATGCTTTGTCGTCTTTGGCCACGTCAAGAATGGCATCAGCGGTTTTAAGGAAATCCGCATTATTTTTCACGGCAGCCTGGGCTTGTTTCAATACGGGCAGGGCTGCAGCGGTATCACCCAGGTCTTTGGCCATGGCCACAGCCAGGGAAACCAACTGAGCGCAGTCAGGATTGGTGGCAGCTGCTTTCTGGTAAACGCCGGAGGCAAACGCTGCGTCACCGGTATTCTCAAAACTTGCTTTGGCAAGTTTCAGGTATTCGTCAAACTTTGCATACTTCTCTTCGGCTTTCTTATATACGGACAAGGTAAACTCATTGTCGTCCAACTGAGCTTTGACGATTTCAGCAAACTTGAGCAGCTCATCTCCTTTTTCCAGAGAACCGGTGGCTTTTTCATAAATGGCCCGGGCAAAATCCTTATCCCCCAGATCTTTTATGGCGCCTGCGGCAAGGGCGCTGAATCCGTCAGCAGTTTTAGCAGCAGCAATACCCTTTTCATAAATTTCTTTGGCCTTGTCTTTATCTTTGGTGCTGTCCAGGATGGATTTGGCAAAGGAGACAAAGTCTTCGGGCTGGGTGCATTTTTCAAAGGCTTTGTCCATGACCTGTTTGGCCATGTCCGGATCGGTTTTGGCAAGCTCATTGCTCAGATTAAGGAAATCGGTGAGCTTGGTGCATTTACCCATGGCAGCCTCATTCATCTCCTTGGCCATATCATCCAGACCAAGTTTGCCTGCAGCAGTGCCAAGGCCGATGAAATCCGCAGCACTCATGCACAGCATTTTGGCATTGGAAAGAAAATTGCCTACCACGTCGTCATCACCGATAATCTCTTTGGCAGCTTCGGCATAAACCACGGCTTCGTCATAGGTCTGGGCCCACTCGGCACCCTCTTCCATCAGCTCAACGGCCCAGTCCTTATCATCCAGACCTGTTACAATCTCCTTGGCCACACCAATGTATTCTTCCGGTGCATCACAGCTTTCCGCTTTCTCTTCCAGTTCTTCTTTGAGTCCCATAATCTCTCCTTATTTGGTTTTGTTTAATGATTTACGGGTATTATTCATCAATACAATTCTATTCAACGACAATTATTTTCAACGGGTAACGCCCGTCAGCACACAATTATTTCTTGGAGCGGCACTATAAACATCCACGACTCTAATAACATACTGATATAAAAACAGACAATGGAGATTTTTAATAAAGTTAAATTTTTTAGGGTATTGAAAAAGAAATACCCATGACATATAAGCCTTTTATGGTTCCTGATATTTCTTACAGCCTGTTTCCAAACCCATCTTATTTTAGACGATTCCTGCCTGTTTTGCTTATTATTTGCGGTATTGCATGGGGCCTTTTTTTTGTCACATTCGGCACAGCCCAGGCCAATCCCTTTACCCGGAAAAACACAAACCCTGTGCCCCAACACCAGGATGATTCTTTGCAACCGGCACTGAAAAGCCCCAATAATCCGACGCCGGGAACAGTTGCGTCAAAATCAAATCTTATGGAACGAATTATCTTTTTCCAGATGAAAAGCAAGAAAAAAATGACGACTCTTATCCGGCTGGCGAAAAAAACCGGAGAAACCGCCCCACTTTTATGGGTTCTTGCAGCGGCCTTTGCATACGGAATGGTGCATTCTGCAGGTCCCGGCCACGGTAAAGCCCTTGCTCTGTCCTATATTGTATCAATCAACCCCACACTTCCCCGCGCCCTTGTTTTTGGCAATATCCTGGCCATCAGCCACGGGATGTCCGGAGCCGTGCTGGTTTTCTGTGTCAAATTTCTTTTGGAAACATCCGTTTCAGGCACGCTTGCGTCGGTCACCCGGACTACCCAGATCGCAAGCTATTCCCTGATTATTGTATTAGGCTTGTTCCTTTTTTTACGGAAATTGCCGTTATGGAAAAAAACTAAACCGCTTGATGATGCGTCTATTGGAGAATCACAGATAACCATGGATGCAAAATCCATACTGCCTGCTGTTTTCATTGGTATGGTTCCCTGCCCAGGTGTCGTGTTAGCCGTTCTGTTCTGTCTCTCATTGGGGCTACCCGGATTCGGTATTATGCTGGCCTGTGCCATTACGCTTGGCATGGCCTCAACACTGTCTTTAGTCGTACTGACTGTCATGGCCGGGAAAGCCGCCCTTCTTACCCCCCTGTCCCGGCGTTTTTCCTTTGCACACAATGCAGGAGATCTCCTTGAAGCCGCGGCAGGCTTAATCCTATCGGCCCTATCTCTTATGCTCTTACTCACTGTCTTAAACACCTAAAGACATAGTTACCAAATACAGTAAAATAAAAAAACCATTGACAAAAATTTAAAAAAATGAAAGATAAGTTTTTCGTTTAATGGTAAGACATAGCTAACAATTATTTAATTTATGTATTATATGTCTCCAGAAAAACAAAACCTTTTTGTAATAAAAAAAATTTAAAACTATAAAATTATTACCTAAAGAGGACAATTATGACATTAGACAAACTTAAACCAGGCAACAGCGGAACGATCAAAAAGCTGTCCATCAAAGACAAACTTGGCCAAAGGTTGATGGATATGGGGATTTATCCGGGTCTTACACTAAACGTGGTCCGTAACGCCCCCCTCGAAGATCCCATGGAGGTGGAGATCGACGGTTACTTCATCAGTCTGCGCCACGATGAAGCCCGGTTTATTGAGGTGGAGAGCAGATGACTGACCGATTATTGGTCGCCCTGGCCGGCCAACCCAATTGCGGGAAATCAACGGTCTTCAATGCCCTGACCGGTGCCAAGCAGCATGTGGCCAACTATCCCGGGGTCACTGTGGACAAAATGTCCGGGTGGTACAAGCATGGGGATACCCGGGTGGATGTGGTAGACCTTCCCGGTACCTACTCTTTGACTTTCTATTCCCCGGAAGAACGGGTATCAAGGGATTTTATTCTCAATGAGAAACCCGATATAGTGGTCAATGTCATGGACGCATCAAACATCAAGCGATGCCTGTACCTGACATTCCAGGTCATGGAGATGGAAACCCCCATGATTCTTGACCTGAACATGATGGATGTGGCGGAGAACCGAGGCGTCATCATAAATGTGGATGCATTGACCCGGAATTTAGGTGTGCCTGTGGTGGCCACGTCCATGAAACAAGGCCGGGGAAAACGGGAGTTGTTTGACGCCATTGCAGATGCCGGACGCAAAAAATCGCCTGATGCCCTGTTTAAGGTGGATTACGGCCCCATGGAAACCGGTATCCGCAATA
Above is a window of uncultured Desulfobacter sp. DNA encoding:
- a CDS encoding FeoA family protein, producing MTLDKLKPGNSGTIKKLSIKDKLGQRLMDMGIYPGLTLNVVRNAPLEDPMEVEIDGYFISLRHDEARFIEVESR